AGTTGGCAAGGCTGCAATAACAAACGCGTGGCGAGGAGCCCGCGGCCACGAGCCGGGGGAGCTCCCCGGAGCCCCTTCCGACCCTGCAGCAGTACCGACGCCCCGACGCTGCGCTGGGGGGCCGCGGGCCCggggggagctgctggggacGGGCCCTGGCAGCGCCCACGGGGCACGCGCTGCAGCGCGGGGGCCTGGCGACCCCCAGCGAGGGGCCGCGGCAGGGTCCCCTGGACCCCCGGGGGAGCGCGGCCCGCTTTCTGCAACCGAGGGAAAGGCTGATTGCAGGGCGCTTGGCACCtcagccggagcggggccgggggccggggcgagcggggcgcgcGGCGCTCGTGGGCTCGGTGGCGCTGACCCGCGTCCGGCTCTGTCCTTGCAGAGAAGGAGGAGATCGACCACCCCAACAACAGCTTCAGCCCCTGCAGCCTCCAGGACCGCAAgtgcctgcagaagcagcaggcgAAGCGCGTCAACAACGGCAACAAGATGAGGAGCAGCGGGAACCCCTACCACCGCGAGGAGACGCGGCCCATAGTGAGAGCCGCGTCcccgggagccggggcggcgcggcgggtgctgggggcacccaGCGCCGCggagcgggcgggagggggccgcTCGGGGCAGGGCGGGTTTTGCAGGGGGGCAGCTCCAgggggggcccgggcccggcccccgcctcaGCCCGCCGCTCCCGCAGGCGCAGGGCTCGTGCCAGAGCGAGCTGCACCGGGCGCTGGAGAGGCTGGCGGCGTCGCAGACCCGGACGCACGAGGACCTCTACGTCATCCCCATCCCCAACTGCGACCGCAACGGCAACTTCCACCCCAAGCAGGTAGGGCGagcgctgcccgcccggcgccTTTGGGACGGGGCCGGCACGAGGCCGCGGGCCCCCGCGGGAACGGCCcctccggcgccgggctgcccgcggtgggccggggtcggggccggggccggcgcccctGACCCAGCCGCGTCCCCTCTAGTGTCACCCGGCGCTGGACGGGCAGCGCGGGAAGTGCTGGTGCGTGGACCGCAAGACGGGGGTGAAGCTGCCGGGCTTCCTGGAGCTGAAGGGGGACTTGGACTGTCACCAGGCGGCGGACAGCATGTGAgcgtccccgcgccgccccgcggccggccgccccgtcccgccggggccgcgtAGGACCGCCAGAGGGGCCGCGAGCCCGGAGCAGCGACCCGGGCTCCGGCGCCCGGCCACCGCCGCGaccgctgcgggccggcgcccCGAGGTGCTGGTGGGAAACACGCTGGCCCGGGCGGCATCCCGGGCGGGCGCGCTCCCCGCGGGGCGATTTTAGGGCGGCTTtgctggagctgggtgcaggAGAGCGCCCGAAGTGGCCCCGCGGGGTCTCCCCGCAGCCTCTGCGCCCCGTGGCGAGGgtcccggcggcgggaggcgtgGGGTCGCggcagccggccggccgccccgcagcgccctgccggcccctccgcccgcggcAGGAAGAGAAGTGCCTCGGCCCCGTGCCGCCCCGCGGAGgacggcgggccggggccggcaggcggctccccgcgccgcgaGCCAGGAACAGCAGCGTTTTCCGGGAGGTTATTTCCTCTCGTCCTTCCCGTTTCCTTCCCGCCCTGTCCGGGCTCCTGCCGGGCGCGGGAGCGTCGGGCGcctgcgggcgccgcggccgagcGGGACAGTCGGGAGCAAGGAGAAGCGCCTGCCCGGCAGGAAGGGCCTTtttgtgtgtccccccccccccccccccccaaagatttACAATATTTAACAAAATGCAGCTGGTGGGTTTGGGCCCGGCTCTGTCTGGCCCCCCTAAGCTGCAAGGCTTCACCGGTGAGAAACGGGACACCTCCGTTCCTGGTTTTGGTCTGCGCGCCTTCCAGCTTGGCCACCGTGACCCAACCAAGatgaatttctgaaatgtttcagtgACGCGAAAACTGTAGTTTTTGCCAGCACGAAGGTTTCGGCTGAAAAACTTTCActctttttgtagcttttttttctttgaagcgcTTCTGCGGGAGCCAGTCGGGCTGGAAACTGTTCAGCTAAGTGACTTCTGGGTGAAAAATTGCCGTTCTGGTGGCAAGGGCAAGTTTGCCAAAGAGGGGAGCGGTCCTGCTGCGGTTcccgctgcccctgcccagcgccgccgcgcgcccgcccgggCTTCGAGGCCCCGAAGCGGAAGGAAACGTTTCAGTTTTAGTGAAACACACCCTCCCGCTcggcccggcgcccggcgcgggggcaaCGGCGCTCTCACGTTTTGTATCGCCTCCCTCCTGTAGTTCAAGGCTGTATTTACCCGTGAGCGTTATaccggcacccccccccccgccgtcccttTTCCCACCGGGGGCCGTTTTTGGCCTCTTGGGACCAGCCCGTCCTTTCAGGCTCCCTCCGCACGTAGCAACGTCCCTCCTTGTATCCTCCAaacggaaaaaaaataaataaattgccgTATTTAATTTTCACGGTTATTTCATGCGTTTCCCTCGAGCGTACTTTATCTTTGCGttgctttaaagaaagaagaaagaaagggagaaaaagcccCCGGCGTGTTCTGCGAGCGCTGCGCCCCTTGGCAGCGAGCCGGAGCGGAACGGAAACCGCACGCgacgccccggcggcggcggcggcagcggtggcACGCGCGGCCCCGGGACCacctccgcgccgccggccgcttgCTGGGGGCCGCCGCTGGCTCGGCCTTGGGGCCGCCAGCCAGAACGTTTGACGGCTTCTTTGcaggcgagcggcggcggggagcgcggccgggcggcggcgggctgcaggCGGAGGCGAGCGGGCAGGGACGGCGCTGCCGGCCGAGCGTCCCGCCGCCGTCCCGGCCCCATCGCTCCCGGCCGCCGGttcccggggcggcgggaagggaaggctttggggtCCCCTCGGCAAGTCCCGGCTCAGCCCGCGCCCCGCGCTGCTGCGCgtccccagccccggcgcggggagACGGCGTTTCCGAAGACGTtgagggcagcggcggccggcgcgggaacgccgggggctgccgggcgctcggggccggcggcggcggcagatgTGGCTTCGCCGCGGTCACgtcgcgccgggcggccgcccggggccggagGCGTCGCGCGGGGCCGGAGCCAGCCCGGCGCTCCGCgtgccggagcggagcggggcggccggcggcgctcggGGTTGTGCAAACACGGCGGAGGAGATGGGCCCGAAGGCAGGCGTCCGCAGCCAACGTAGACAAGCGCTGTAATTTGCTGGCGCAGCAGATCGGCAGCCGGACCAGGGGCGACGCCAGCTCCCCTGGAGCCCGGCCCAGCGGCCCGGCCAGCCCGCGAGCCCGGGCTCTGCTGCGGGGccagcgccgcccccccgcgctgCTGCAGGGGCACCGGGCTGGGCTCGGGAACCCGTTTAGCCAAACAGATAGACGTAGACGGGCGTGCGCGTGGcggagctgctgccagcagcgcgggACCGGAGCCGGGGCACCGGCgcgggcgcccggctcggccgcaCGTCCGCTTTCGGGGCTTTGCCCTTCCCGGCACGCTTccgcggctcctccggctccctggGGTGGGCTGAGCCCCTGCACCCCGTCTCTGCATCCctgtgcctcagccccagccaaAACGCTGGGAAAAAAACTTGTTTCCCCCTAAAACGATGTCCTGCCGGGTGTCCCCTGAGCTGTTCCTGAGAACGGGCTCGCGGTTCGCTCCCTTTGGGCGGGAGAGCGGAGCTGTGCAGGTCGCGCCGGCTGCGCGAAGCAGCTCCCcggctgcagcagctggaggccatcTTCCGCCTCCTTCCCCGAACATCTGGACGGCCGCACGTCCCCAGCCGCACACCTGGGGGCCAGACGTGCCGGCGGCGCGGGAAGCGGCTCAGCCCCGGCTGCTCCCCGCGCGGCAGagccctcccggccgccccgacgcggaCCCGGGCTTCCCCGTGCCGCGGGCTCGCCGCGCGCTCTGCAGAAGCCGGCGGGACGAGCCCAGCGCTGCCTCCGGGGccgaggggggagaggagaggccgGCCAGGGTACCAGCGCGTTTTCGTCGGGGCGCGTTATCCGGCACACCCAAGGGGACGAGGCAGCGGAGACGACCCCTCCGACCGctcggcggccgggctccgccgACGCCTCTGCCGGTGCTGGGGGCGCGGGGGTCCGGccccccgccacggccccggccAGCGGCTCCCTCTCCAGAGCCGCCCTGGGTTGTTTTCCTTGCATTTCTAAGCTCGTTTCAAGCAATTAGAGAGGGGCAAGGACGACATCCCAGCTGGGAACACTTGGACTTCTGTTAAAAATCAAAAGCGTTGTCATCGTTTTCAAATGACGCCCCgcgcgcagcgcccggccggATCCGTCCCTCGGCTCCCCGTCCCCCTTTCTCCGCTCGCGCCGGGCGAGGATGTTCCCGCGCGGTAAATCCCGGCTGGCCGCGGCGCTGCCTCCTCCCCGCAGAGCCGAGTCCGGGGCCGAGAGCCGCTGCCCTCCCGCCGTGCAAGCGCGCGAGCGGCCCCCTGcccgggcgggggccgcccgcggccccggcggcgttCGGGATCCTGCCCACGGGCGGCTGCGGCCGGATCCCGAACCGCCGCCGACGCGGGGCATCACCCGGCCGCGGCAGACGGGCTCCTCGCGCCGAAACCGCAAAGCCGGCCGGTACGGGACCTGGATTTGTTACAAAACGGCTGGAACCGGACCCCCGAACCTCAACCAAGGGCTGCGCTTCCAGGAAGCCTGGGACAAACTCTGGAAACCACGAGGAGCTCAGAgaattgtttgctttttcctgaaTCAGGTGGTTTTGGCTGAACTATCCCCCCCGGTGTCCAAACCGATGCTTCGGCTACATTTCACGGGAAAAGGGCTTTCAATGAACTAAAAATTCCAAGTGTCGAAGATGGAGTTTGGAGCCGGGCCGGTTCCCTGTTCCAAAATCATCTAGGTTTGAACTGGGAAAAGCAACCATTGCCCCCATTacccagaaaacaaataaatcctCTTTTTGCTTGTGGGGAGTTTTGCAAAATGGAGCTGGGTTTCACAAGCGCGAGAGGGGAGAAGTGCGTGCAGGGGGCCCGGGCGCCCGGGGACCGCGCCGGCGAGCTCCCCCCGCCGCAGCAGAGTTCACGCACTGCCGCGCTGCCGTTTCGCAGCCAAAGCGTATGAATTTTCATATTCCCTTTGTGCTTATAGCTGTTTTCATGAAAGTCATTGTGATACATGCAATGAATTAAAGCGGGGCTTGTTCACAGGTTGCATAAGCGAGCTCCGGGTCCCAGGGGCCGGGATCTTGCAGGCCCTGAGCAGCCACAGAAGTAATTAAGTGTTGTTTAATGAAAACAGCTCTGCAAGAACCAGCAACTCTGCCCTTATTTATGGCTCCCAGCTGATGGGCAGGACGGACGGCGTCATGCTGGGGCCCCTTGCTGGCCGCAGCTCGCACTGCACCGGGTCTCATCCTGCCCGCCCCACGGCCGGGCGCAGGGTGCAGCGGTCCCCGGGCAGCACCAACGGAGCCGTTCCTAAAGGATGCCGGGGGGTCTCTGCGGGAACGGGGCTGCATCCGGAGCGGCGGAGGGATGCACAAGCCCGAGgagccgggcaggggcaggctcggggctgggctgggccggacCTGGGCTGcacgggggggggagaggtgggggCCAAGCCCGAACCCGGCGCTGGGGCTGCGAAGCCGAGCGGAGATCGCGGCTCTCGCCAGCAGCTGCCGGTGCCCGCACAGCGCCGCTCGGCCCCTCCTTCCAGCCCGGGCTCCTGAGCCCTTCCAGCCTCGCGTGCCTCCGCTGCAGCGCTACGAGGACGCTTGCTGCACGTACGGCGCCACGGTTTGGGAAGTGAGTCCGCTGCCCAGGACGCGAGGCTCCGGCGAGCCCAGGCACGGCGCGGTGGCCGGCTGGCTGCTGCGGCCGGCCCGGGCTGGCTCTccgggcgccggccgccgccgctgccctcccgcCGCGGCTTTCCCAGGCAGCGCCTCCCTCGCCTCTTGGGCAACCCACGCGCACAGACCTGGGGCTGACAACACCTTTAGTTTCTCTTACTGAAGCCGggtgctcccccctccccgatACAGCCCGTCTCAGTAACTCATAGAGTTATTTTTACCGTTGCCAAAGAGCTGTTTCATTTGGACGCCGTTTCAAAGTCTTGCTGGAGGATAGCGACTTTTTCCTTATGTACAATGCATACATACACTTGGCAGTTTAAGAGAGCGAAGTAGCCATATTTCAGTTGCTAAAATCTCTGTAGTGTCTGTGGTGAGATAAATGATCGACTGGTTTATTGAAAATACCCTTAAGCAGTGTTTGTTAGCACACAGCCCCAAATTAAAACAACATAGTGGTACAAGGTAAGCAAGTGGGAGAAGAGAAGATTATATGTTAGATTCAGAGCAGCTCTACTCCACTCTGACATTATGGCAAGAGCTGGgtcttcagctggtgtaaatcacaGCAGCACTGACTTCCACGAGGCTACGCCAATTTACGTCATCGGAGGATCTGGCCCAAATTCGTGCAAGTCATGTCCAAAATCCCAGTGTTTTACTGTCATGAAAATGTCAACATTTACTTCTCAGCTTATCACAATACATGTAGGTTGAGCTAGTCTGTAACCCTGCTTTGCAAAAAAGGGCAAGAGAAGTTACCAGCACCTGGCAAAAATACGCTGTTCTGACATTTCTGCCTTTTTGATGTTTCTTGCTCTTTTAGGAAAGCGAGATTCTTCAGCAGGGGCTAGTGATTTTTATAAGCTTTGATTTGCAAAACTGCCTATCTTCAAGGTAGTGAGTCATCTCCCTGTCTCTAACAGGACTTCCCTCCCTCGCCATTGGGAGAGAGGGGGGCGTGAAGGCTGATTCTCTGAAGGTGGGAGCTCAGCTCCCCCAAAATGTGCCTCAGGTTGGACACCCCAAAGTCAAGGCATCCCCCATTACTGGTAGGAATCTTAGCCAGAGTATTTCAATCCtatggagaaaataaaaccatGCATGCCAGGTGAGCGAGCCAGCAGTTTCGTAaggcaagcccagctttctctCACACACGTCTACTCCCAAGCCAGGCATAGCTTTCCGCATGTTGGGATCCTGAAGCATTTGCCATCGTAGTGAATGCTTCCATATGATTCTTCATGGAGGCCTTGAAAGAACATCTGATCCCACCAGAGGCTTCCAAGAACTGAGCAGTGAGTATAAAATCTTTAACTGAAACTCCTGACATGACAGTATGtaacaaaaaaatataaatatgagcTGTTGCTAAAATGCAACCCAGAAGCAGTAGAAAGTGAGGAACCGTCTCagcagcatgcgggcagccgccagCCCTGTCCCAGGGTTTATGTCCTCTACGGGCCTGCCAGAAGCTTGCTGACAAAGTCGATCACAAGAGACGCTGGCTGCACAGTGTCGTACTCCGCAAACAGGTGACAGAGATTCTCCGAATCTGTTTGGCTTTTGGCCACAAACCCAAAGattctttgaaaaagaagaaagagccttATTTAGTTTGCATTCAGGAATCCAAAGGAATATGCTTAAACTAGCCCCAGCCACAAAGCAAAATCCCAGCTCCAACAACTCCACCTTGGCCTGTTCCCCAATCACGTTTACTTGGAAGAAAAACAATTGGGAAAAGTATTTCTGGCAAGGTCTTCCCAATGTAAAAAGTTTCTTGAACGCAAGGTAGAGCCAGATATCAACTCACTTCCTGAGTCTAGAGCAAACAAGTAACTGTGGGAAGGTTAAAGGATCCGGATGGGCCCTTTCTATTTAAGGGGCCACAGAGAACATTGTGCATTATGTTCATGTCTGAAACTTTGGAGTGGAGCAAAGACTCCGTAAAGCTTTACCCATTTGTTCTACATCTCTTCCGGCCACCAGGTTAACGTCTATTGCGTCCCCTATTCATTTTTAAGCTTCAGTTCTTTGTTGCTTCTGCAAAGGTTTGCATTGCACCCCACTCAAGAGTCAAGGCTGAATCAAAGCAGCAGGTTACACAAAGTCCTTGTGCAAGTCTTACCTTGAAGCCCTGCAGTACTTCTGCCACCTGAAGGAAGAACAAAATTGGATTTGTTCAGAAGAGTGATATTTAACTCATTCAACTAGCTGCAAAATCAAGGTTTATATTTAGCTAAAAAACCTGCAGGTTAAGCCCAGGGCAGGTGAATTGCACATCTGGTTGTTTGGGAATTTAAGCAGCGCAGGAGATCGGAGCAGCACATCCTAGCGCGGGCGTTTGGCTCCAGGGCCACGCTCAGCTGCACGGGAATCGCCCTGGCGGGAGGCGCAGAGGCCCTGCGGCGAAACGCGCGCTACTCCACGACGGCTTTTACTAGCGTAAAGGGTCTCAACCCACAGAGCAGTTGTTAACTCACTTTCTGTTTTCAGGAT
The sequence above is a segment of the Struthio camelus isolate bStrCam1 chromosome 25, bStrCam1.hap1, whole genome shotgun sequence genome. Coding sequences within it:
- the IGFBP4 gene encoding insulin-like growth factor-binding protein 4, which produces MRGAAGRALLLLAAAAAAGLGGGEEAIQCPPCSEERLARCKAPQGCAELVREPGCGCCATCALGRGTACGVYTARCGAGLRCYPPRGVPRPLHTLMHGQGVCTDLADVEAIQESLQPPEKEEIDHPNNSFSPCSLQDRKCLQKQQAKRVNNGNKMRSSGNPYHREETRPIAQGSCQSELHRALERLAASQTRTHEDLYVIPIPNCDRNGNFHPKQCHPALDGQRGKCWCVDRKTGVKLPGFLELKGDLDCHQAADSM